The Granulicella sibirica genome has a segment encoding these proteins:
- the accC gene encoding acetyl-CoA carboxylase biotin carboxylase subunit, with amino-acid sequence MFRKVLIANRGEIALRVISACKEMGIRTVAVYSEADRNSLHVRFADEAICIGPNRSADSYLNVPAVISAAEITDVDAIHPGYGLLSENANFAEVCRASNIKFIGPPPEVTRMMGEKSTARQTMKKAKVPILPGSDGVIADENEALEWAKSVGYPVILKAVAGGGGRGMRICRSAAELPSMYQQATTEAANAFGNGDMYMEKFIEKPRHIEFQVLADEHGNVMSLGERECSIQRRHQKLIEEAPSLAITPKVREELGKVIKKSLENIGYWNAGTIEFLMDEDGKIYFIEMNTRIQVEHCVTEMVTGIDLVKAQLRIAAGEKLSSIITSPVEIRGHAIECRINAEHPEKFTPSAGRITAYNVPGGNGVRVDTAQYAEGVVPPYYDSLIAKLICHGKDREEAMNKMQRALSQFVVEGIHTTIPLHQKIFQDAEFRSGKIDTKFMERFFERQKQS; translated from the coding sequence ATGTTTCGTAAGGTATTGATTGCAAATCGCGGGGAGATTGCGCTGCGGGTGATCTCGGCTTGTAAAGAGATGGGGATCCGCACCGTTGCTGTGTATAGCGAGGCGGATCGGAATTCGCTGCACGTGCGGTTTGCGGATGAGGCGATCTGCATCGGGCCGAACCGGAGTGCGGATAGCTATCTGAATGTTCCAGCGGTGATTTCGGCGGCGGAGATCACGGATGTGGATGCGATTCATCCGGGGTATGGGCTGCTGAGTGAAAATGCGAACTTTGCCGAAGTTTGCCGGGCTTCGAATATCAAGTTCATCGGGCCTCCTCCGGAAGTCACTCGGATGATGGGTGAGAAGTCGACCGCGCGGCAGACGATGAAGAAGGCCAAGGTGCCGATTCTGCCGGGATCGGACGGCGTGATCGCGGACGAGAACGAGGCGCTGGAGTGGGCGAAGTCGGTTGGGTATCCGGTGATCCTGAAGGCGGTTGCGGGTGGCGGCGGACGCGGGATGCGGATCTGCCGGAGCGCGGCGGAACTGCCTTCGATGTACCAGCAGGCGACGACCGAGGCTGCGAACGCGTTCGGCAACGGCGATATGTACATGGAGAAGTTCATCGAGAAGCCGCGGCATATTGAGTTCCAGGTGCTGGCCGATGAGCACGGCAACGTGATGTCTCTGGGCGAACGGGAGTGCTCGATCCAGAGGCGGCACCAGAAGCTGATTGAAGAGGCTCCGAGCCTCGCGATTACGCCGAAAGTTCGCGAAGAGCTGGGCAAGGTCATCAAGAAGTCGCTCGAGAATATCGGCTATTGGAATGCGGGCACGATCGAGTTTCTGATGGATGAGGACGGCAAGATCTACTTCATCGAGATGAACACCCGTATCCAGGTAGAGCACTGCGTTACGGAGATGGTGACCGGGATCGACCTGGTGAAGGCGCAGTTGCGCATTGCGGCGGGGGAGAAGCTTTCGTCGATCATCACGTCGCCGGTGGAGATTCGTGGGCATGCGATCGAGTGCCGCATCAATGCCGAGCATCCGGAGAAGTTCACGCCGTCCGCCGGGCGGATCACGGCTTATAACGTTCCGGGCGGAAACGGCGTTCGCGTGGATACGGCGCAGTATGCGGAGGGCGTGGTGCCCCCTTACTACGACTCGCTGATCGCGAAGCTGATCTGCCATGGCAAGGATCGCGAGGAGGCCATGAACAAGATGCAGCGGGCGCTCTCGCAGTTTGTGGTGGAGGGGATTCACACGACGATTCCGCTGCACCAGAAGATCTTCCAGGATGCGGAGTTCCGATCGGGCAAGATCGATACGAAGTTCATGGAGCGTTTTTTCGAACGACAGAAGCAGAGCTAG
- the mug gene encoding G/U mismatch-specific DNA glycosylase, whose amino-acid sequence MVYAPVRCRSECKDNLRFCSRWSGRDTVKRAMARLGVVMDGSEAQGEKGSPERLLDLLAEDLDILFCGINPALSAARSGHHFSNRNNRFWRALHLAEFTPHRIQPEDDHTILLYGCGLTTAVERPTVKASELALHEYRAAAETLEEKVRRCRPRFLAFLGKPAFAALFNTRSVRWGRQELTLGGAEVWVLPNPSGLNRAFTLDALVSAYRELRKASQEAGSIPRSTWRRRSNCVES is encoded by the coding sequence ATGGTTTACGCCCCGGTCAGGTGTCGATCGGAATGCAAAGACAACTTGCGATTTTGCAGTCGTTGGAGCGGACGGGATACTGTGAAGAGAGCCATGGCGAGGTTGGGTGTTGTGATGGATGGGAGCGAGGCACAGGGCGAGAAAGGATCACCGGAGCGATTGCTGGATTTGCTCGCCGAGGATCTCGATATTTTGTTTTGCGGAATAAACCCGGCCTTGAGTGCTGCGCGATCAGGACATCACTTCTCCAATCGCAACAACAGGTTCTGGCGAGCGCTTCATCTCGCGGAATTTACGCCGCACCGCATTCAACCCGAAGACGACCACACCATCCTTCTCTATGGATGTGGGTTAACGACAGCCGTTGAAAGACCAACCGTCAAGGCAAGCGAGCTTGCACTCCACGAGTATCGCGCAGCGGCTGAGACGCTGGAAGAAAAGGTGCGGCGCTGTCGTCCGCGCTTTCTTGCCTTTCTCGGGAAACCCGCATTCGCAGCTCTCTTCAACACGAGATCCGTCCGTTGGGGTCGCCAGGAGCTCACACTTGGCGGTGCCGAAGTCTGGGTCTTGCCGAACCCGAGTGGGTTGAACCGGGCCTTCACGCTCGATGCCCTGGTGTCCGCCTACCGAGAGCTTCGGAAGGCCTCTCAAGAAGCAGGTTCAATTCCAAGGAGTACCTGGAGACGGCGAAGCAATTGCGTGGAGAGTTAG
- a CDS encoding DoxX family protein, which translates to MKRLIAMYAELSGMLSRLQSPFLLAVRLYWGWQFAQTGWGKMHDIAKITAFFTTLNIPFPAFNAHFVAGLEFFGGILLILGLGARLVSLLLAANMFVAYWTADREALGYFFSDPGKFYVADPFTFLFVSLIVLIFGAGFLSLDHLIAKRLKEQAR; encoded by the coding sequence ATGAAACGTTTGATCGCAATGTACGCTGAACTATCAGGAATGCTGTCTCGTCTCCAATCGCCGTTCCTTCTCGCGGTCCGGCTGTATTGGGGTTGGCAATTTGCCCAGACGGGCTGGGGCAAGATGCACGATATCGCGAAGATTACTGCGTTCTTTACGACTCTGAACATTCCATTCCCGGCATTCAATGCCCATTTCGTCGCGGGCCTCGAATTCTTCGGCGGAATCCTTCTGATCCTGGGTCTGGGTGCCAGGCTCGTCAGCCTTCTTCTGGCTGCTAACATGTTTGTGGCTTACTGGACCGCCGATCGCGAGGCATTGGGCTATTTCTTTTCCGATCCGGGCAAGTTCTATGTAGCCGATCCCTTCACCTTCCTGTTTGTGTCTCTGATCGTTCTGATTTTCGGCGCGGGCTTTCTTTCCCTCGACCACCTCATCGCGAAACGTCTGAAGGAGCAGGCCCGCTAG
- a CDS encoding helix-turn-helix domain-containing protein, protein MAGTVQMMVREVMDIRQASEYLGISGDTLYRYASEGFIPAFKLGNRWRFKKSLLDSWMVEKSGKRAEVEAPTPVAVVEKKPVRRAR, encoded by the coding sequence ATGGCAGGGACGGTACAGATGATGGTCCGCGAGGTAATGGATATCCGGCAGGCTTCGGAATATCTTGGGATCAGCGGGGATACGCTGTATCGCTATGCTTCGGAAGGGTTTATCCCGGCATTCAAGCTTGGGAACCGGTGGCGATTCAAGAAGAGCCTGCTGGATAGCTGGATGGTGGAGAAGAGCGGGAAGCGGGCCGAGGTGGAAGCTCCGACGCCGGTGGCCGTGGTGGAGAAGAAACCGGTGCGGCGGGCCCGGTAG
- a CDS encoding amino acid permease produces the protein MGNIFARKSMESLMSEANEHGEQTLERSLGPFALTALGIGAVIGAGIFVLSGLGAKTAGPALMLAFVLSGLGCAFAGLCYAEFAAMIPLAGSAYTYAYATLGELFAWIIGWDLTLEYAMGASTVSSGWSNTFVEFLAIFHLKFPLWLAYDHWTGLKKAFDAVGRAAVHASNPDLLPGTKAFSDALAAVLAHPSAQMVANAHALLNAPTIGGVEIGFNLPAFFIALVITTVLVIGIKESANFNAGIVVLKVAVVLFVLGLGSHYVNKANWGSDWHTFAPFGMGGIGLAAGLVFFSYIGFDAVSTTAQEAKNPQRDMPIGMILSLAICTLLYIGVAAVLTGMVYWPDVNIEAPLVRAFLDRNLNSAANVITIGSLAGLTSVMLVMLLGQSRVLYSMAKDGLLPTGFFGAIHPRFRTPWKGTILAGILAAIVGSVTPIDDIGKMVNIGTLFAFVIVCISIMVLRHKDPDRPRPFRTPFMPVVPILGILFNGYMMVELGAANWIRLIVWLIIGLFVYYFYSRKHSKVQRALNGPGA, from the coding sequence ATGGGAAATATTTTTGCGAGGAAGTCGATGGAAAGCCTCATGTCGGAGGCGAACGAGCATGGCGAGCAGACGCTGGAGCGATCGCTCGGACCGTTTGCTCTGACGGCTCTTGGCATCGGGGCCGTGATCGGGGCGGGAATCTTTGTGCTCTCCGGTTTGGGAGCAAAGACGGCGGGGCCAGCCTTGATGCTGGCCTTTGTGCTGTCTGGGCTTGGCTGCGCGTTCGCGGGTCTCTGCTATGCGGAGTTCGCCGCGATGATCCCGCTCGCCGGTTCGGCTTACACCTATGCTTATGCGACCCTCGGTGAGTTGTTCGCATGGATTATCGGCTGGGATCTCACGCTCGAGTATGCGATGGGCGCGAGCACGGTGAGTTCGGGCTGGTCGAATACCTTTGTCGAGTTCCTGGCGATCTTTCATCTCAAGTTTCCACTGTGGCTTGCCTACGACCATTGGACAGGTTTGAAGAAGGCGTTCGATGCGGTGGGACGCGCGGCGGTCCATGCCTCCAACCCTGACCTGCTGCCGGGGACGAAGGCGTTCAGCGATGCGCTGGCTGCCGTGCTCGCACATCCTTCGGCGCAGATGGTGGCGAACGCGCATGCTCTGCTGAATGCGCCCACGATCGGGGGGGTTGAGATCGGTTTCAACCTTCCGGCGTTCTTCATCGCGCTTGTGATCACGACGGTGCTTGTGATCGGGATCAAGGAGTCGGCCAACTTCAATGCGGGTATCGTCGTGCTGAAGGTGGCGGTGGTGCTCTTCGTTCTCGGTCTCGGGTCGCACTACGTGAACAAGGCGAACTGGGGTTCGGACTGGCACACGTTCGCGCCGTTTGGCATGGGTGGAATCGGCCTCGCGGCGGGGTTGGTGTTCTTCTCGTATATCGGATTCGACGCGGTGTCGACGACGGCGCAGGAAGCGAAGAACCCGCAGCGGGACATGCCCATCGGGATGATCCTTTCGCTTGCCATCTGCACGCTTCTTTACATCGGCGTGGCCGCGGTTCTGACAGGGATGGTGTACTGGCCCGACGTGAACATCGAGGCTCCGCTGGTGCGGGCGTTCCTTGATCGCAACCTGAACTCGGCGGCGAACGTGATCACGATCGGCTCGCTCGCCGGACTGACGAGCGTGATGCTTGTGATGCTGCTTGGACAGAGCCGCGTGCTCTACTCAATGGCCAAGGACGGGCTTCTGCCGACGGGCTTCTTCGGCGCAATTCATCCGAGGTTCCGGACGCCGTGGAAGGGAACGATCCTCGCTGGAATTCTCGCGGCGATTGTGGGGTCGGTAACTCCGATCGACGACATCGGCAAGATGGTGAACATCGGAACGCTATTTGCCTTCGTGATCGTATGTATCTCGATCATGGTGCTGCGGCATAAAGATCCGGATCGCCCGCGGCCGTTCCGTACGCCGTTCATGCCGGTTGTGCCGATCCTTGGCATCCTGTTCAACGGCTACATGATGGTCGAGCTTGGCGCGGCAAACTGGATACGGCTGATCGTGTGGCTGATCATCGGCTTGTTCGTTTACTACTTCTATAGCCGTAAGCACAGCAAGGTGCAGCGTGCGCTGAACGGGCCCGGCGCCTAA
- a CDS encoding M24 family metallopeptidase, translating into MNYKRRQRLAVRRVGTDIEALLITHLPDVRYLCGFTGSNAALVLAGAKAVLFTDGRYTGQAKAEAVGTKVVIAAKNAVIAAIEWLEAAGLGRCGFDETQTTVAALGRMRGALSKSVKAKARREMFVEVGPVVARIREVKDEDEIAIIRRAAALGCELFEHMLGFIDGGMTELAVAAELEYRARLRGAEAMSFETIVASGGRSALPHGRASGAKIPRRGFVTMDFGVVVDGYMSDMTRTVHIGRANVARKGVPGERDVYDSVLEAQEAAVAAVAPGVTAGEVDEAARSVLRRVGLDGYFSHSTGHGVGLEIHEGPRLAAKQTQVLAAGMVITIEPGVYVPEAFGVRIEDMVLVTAAGGEVLTPSTKAWIEL; encoded by the coding sequence ATGAATTACAAGCGAAGGCAGAGGTTGGCGGTTCGGCGGGTGGGCACGGATATTGAGGCTTTGTTGATCACGCACCTGCCGGATGTGCGGTATCTGTGCGGGTTTACCGGATCGAACGCGGCGCTTGTGCTCGCTGGCGCGAAGGCTGTGCTGTTTACCGACGGGCGCTATACGGGGCAGGCGAAGGCCGAGGCTGTCGGGACGAAGGTCGTGATTGCGGCGAAGAATGCGGTGATTGCCGCCATCGAGTGGTTGGAAGCGGCCGGGTTGGGACGGTGCGGGTTCGATGAGACGCAGACGACGGTGGCGGCGCTTGGGCGGATGCGTGGCGCGCTTTCGAAGTCGGTGAAGGCGAAGGCGCGGCGGGAGATGTTCGTGGAGGTTGGGCCTGTGGTGGCCAGGATCCGCGAGGTGAAGGATGAGGACGAGATTGCGATCATCCGGCGGGCGGCGGCGCTTGGATGCGAGCTGTTTGAGCACATGCTTGGGTTCATCGATGGTGGGATGACCGAACTCGCGGTCGCGGCGGAGCTGGAGTATCGGGCTCGTCTGCGCGGGGCGGAGGCGATGAGCTTCGAGACGATCGTGGCGAGCGGGGGGCGGTCGGCGCTACCGCATGGGCGGGCTTCGGGGGCGAAGATTCCACGGCGCGGCTTTGTGACGATGGATTTCGGCGTGGTGGTGGACGGCTACATGTCCGACATGACGCGGACGGTGCATATCGGGCGGGCGAACGTGGCTCGGAAGGGCGTTCCGGGGGAGCGGGACGTGTATGATTCCGTTCTGGAAGCGCAGGAGGCGGCGGTTGCGGCGGTCGCGCCGGGCGTGACTGCGGGCGAGGTCGATGAGGCGGCTCGGAGTGTGTTGCGGAGGGTGGGGTTGGATGGGTATTTCAGCCACTCGACGGGGCATGGGGTTGGGCTGGAGATTCATGAAGGGCCACGGCTTGCGGCGAAGCAGACCCAGGTGCTTGCAGCTGGGATGGTCATTACAATAGAACCTGGCGTTTATGTGCCGGAAGCTTTTGGTGTGCGGATCGAAGATATGGTCCTGGTGACGGCTGCGGGTGGAGAGGTATTGACCCCGAGCACGAAGGCCTGGATCGAGCTGTAA
- a CDS encoding metallophosphoesterase, translating to MPPAAPYRLSPTPAPRSTAGPTNHLTRRRFLQVTGFSAAALALYSGEYVRHDLEITHLPMVIRNLPDAFQNFRIVQLSDIHYEEYTEPFYLRRIIAEINALAPNLVLITGDFITHGPPRIVPEHAIYACAQELSAIQCPQRLGILGNHDCTVGASFITRVLHDHDLAVLNNRYVPIERDGQRLWIGGVLDPSTSHPNLDLAIPPKPDGPVILMAHAPDFADDLVVYPNGHLVDYMLSGHSHGGQVRVPFLGPLALPPMGRKYVMGHYQFGNTQLYVNRGVGSVGVPFRFNCRPELTVFTLQRAT from the coding sequence ATGCCTCCCGCCGCCCCCTATCGCCTGTCGCCAACCCCGGCGCCCCGCAGCACGGCAGGCCCAACCAACCACCTCACTCGCCGCCGCTTCCTTCAGGTCACCGGCTTCTCCGCAGCGGCCCTTGCCCTTTACTCCGGCGAGTACGTCCGGCACGACCTCGAGATCACCCACCTCCCGATGGTCATCCGCAATCTCCCCGACGCGTTTCAGAACTTCCGCATCGTCCAGCTCTCCGACATCCACTACGAGGAGTACACGGAGCCCTTCTACCTCCGCCGGATCATCGCCGAGATCAACGCCCTCGCCCCCAACCTCGTTCTGATCACCGGCGACTTCATCACCCACGGCCCCCCGCGCATCGTTCCCGAGCACGCCATCTACGCATGCGCCCAGGAACTCAGTGCCATCCAATGCCCGCAGCGCCTCGGCATCCTCGGCAACCACGATTGCACCGTCGGAGCCTCGTTCATCACGCGCGTCCTCCACGACCATGATCTGGCCGTGCTGAACAATCGCTATGTACCCATTGAGCGCGACGGACAGCGCCTCTGGATCGGCGGGGTCTTGGACCCCTCGACCAGTCATCCCAACCTGGATCTCGCCATCCCGCCCAAGCCCGATGGCCCTGTCATCCTCATGGCCCACGCGCCCGACTTCGCCGACGACCTCGTCGTCTACCCCAACGGGCACCTCGTGGACTATATGCTCTCCGGCCACTCCCACGGCGGCCAGGTCCGCGTCCCATTCCTCGGTCCCCTCGCGTTGCCGCCCATGGGCCGCAAGTACGTGATGGGTCACTACCAGTTCGGCAACACGCAGCTTTACGTCAATCGGGGGGTAGGCTCGGTAGGTGTCCCGTTCCGATTCAACTGCCGCCCGGAGCTGACGGTCTTCACACTGCAGAGAGCCACATAG
- a CDS encoding MBL fold metallo-hydrolase, whose protein sequence is MGFLQRAKKVGRKFENPVPTQLGGFRLMVKLLPLYYANREQKTPAEPVGPFRTDASAYDMLPASGLRVTWFGHSASLVEIDGVRVLIDPVWDERAAPVQWFGPKRFFPPTLPLERLPRIDVVLISHDHYDHLGKGTIRRLARLLPGVQWVTSKGVSASLRKFGVAASCITELDWTESVAVGEFSVTSVPSRHFSGRGMTNRNETLWGSFVLKGPKHTVYYGADSGWWDGFEEIGKAYGPFDLTMLEIGAYHPLWGDIHLGPDNAVKAFEALGGKGLFMPIHWGLFDLALHGWRQPMTRLLELVSELGTMVWSPEPGRPTEVVAGTTVQADWWRG, encoded by the coding sequence ATGGGGTTTTTGCAGCGAGCGAAGAAGGTGGGTCGGAAGTTTGAAAATCCGGTCCCGACGCAACTGGGTGGGTTTCGGTTGATGGTGAAGCTGCTTCCGCTGTACTACGCGAACCGGGAGCAGAAGACTCCAGCAGAGCCAGTGGGGCCGTTTCGGACGGATGCTTCGGCATACGACATGCTTCCGGCGAGTGGACTGCGGGTGACGTGGTTCGGGCATAGCGCTTCGCTGGTCGAGATCGACGGTGTGCGGGTGCTGATCGATCCGGTTTGGGACGAGCGGGCGGCGCCGGTGCAATGGTTCGGGCCGAAGAGGTTTTTTCCGCCGACGCTGCCGCTGGAGAGGCTGCCCCGGATCGATGTCGTCCTGATCTCGCACGATCACTATGACCATCTTGGCAAGGGAACGATCCGGCGATTGGCACGGCTTCTGCCTGGCGTGCAGTGGGTGACGTCGAAAGGCGTGAGCGCTAGCCTGAGGAAGTTCGGCGTGGCGGCGAGTTGTATCACGGAGCTTGATTGGACGGAGAGTGTCGCGGTTGGAGAGTTCTCCGTCACGTCAGTGCCCTCGCGGCACTTTTCCGGAAGGGGAATGACGAACCGGAACGAGACGCTTTGGGGATCGTTCGTGCTCAAGGGACCGAAGCACACGGTGTACTACGGAGCTGACTCGGGGTGGTGGGACGGTTTTGAGGAGATTGGGAAGGCGTATGGGCCGTTCGACCTCACGATGCTCGAGATCGGGGCGTACCACCCGCTGTGGGGGGATATCCATCTTGGTCCGGATAACGCGGTGAAGGCGTTCGAGGCTCTGGGCGGCAAGGGGCTGTTTATGCCGATCCACTGGGGGCTGTTCGACCTGGCGCTTCATGGTTGGAGGCAGCCAATGACGCGGCTGCTGGAACTGGTGTCAGAGCTGGGAACGATGGTCTGGTCGCCCGAGCCGGGGCGTCCGACGGAGGTCGTTGCCGGGACCACGGTCCAGGCGGATTGGTGGCGCGGGTAG
- a CDS encoding APC family permease — protein sequence MGLFSATAIVMGSMIGSGIFIVSADMSRALGSPALLILAWLVTAAMTIIGALSYGELAAMMPKAGGQYVYLREALGPLWGFLYGWTLFLVIQTGTIAAVGVAFGKFLGVFFPSVSASHWIWHIGRVPAVPVGPMVLGNMEIGLNTANLAAIIVIVALTLVNTFGVRMGSAVQNVFTSAKVLALGAVVLVGLFASNAAAIAANFGAGWKNFWAGAGWGTLHSVQVGVGGPTAYVGLLTVVAVVQVGSLFSSDAWNNVTFTAGEIRNPKRNLPLSLAIGTGVVLLLYVLCNFVYLSVLPMAGSEGAATVVGRGIQFASEDRVATAVMSQAFAGYGAKLMAGAILVSTFGCVNGMLLAGARVYYAMSQDGLFFKAVGRLSEKSKTPVNSLWVQCVWTCLLCLSGSYGQLLDYVIFAVLIFYVLTIAGLFVLRRTRPDAVRPYKAIGYPVLPALYIVMALWICGVLLRYKPQYTWPGLILVLLGVPVYLLWSKAERVAVA from the coding sequence ATGGGCCTGTTCTCGGCGACGGCGATCGTGATGGGTTCGATGATCGGGTCGGGGATCTTTATTGTCTCGGCGGATATGTCACGCGCGCTGGGGTCTCCTGCGCTTCTGATCCTGGCGTGGCTGGTGACGGCGGCGATGACGATCATTGGCGCCTTGAGCTACGGGGAGCTTGCGGCGATGATGCCGAAGGCGGGCGGACAGTATGTCTACCTGCGCGAGGCGCTCGGGCCGCTGTGGGGATTCCTTTATGGGTGGACTCTGTTTCTTGTCATTCAGACGGGGACGATTGCTGCGGTCGGTGTAGCGTTTGGGAAGTTTCTCGGGGTGTTCTTCCCGTCGGTGAGCGCGTCGCACTGGATCTGGCATATCGGACGTGTGCCTGCCGTGCCGGTCGGGCCAATGGTCCTAGGGAACATGGAGATCGGGCTGAACACGGCGAACCTGGCCGCGATCATCGTAATCGTCGCACTGACGCTGGTGAATACCTTCGGCGTGCGGATGGGGTCGGCAGTGCAGAACGTGTTCACGTCGGCCAAGGTGCTCGCGCTGGGGGCAGTGGTGCTGGTTGGTCTGTTCGCCAGCAACGCTGCTGCGATCGCGGCGAACTTCGGGGCGGGGTGGAAGAACTTCTGGGCGGGAGCCGGATGGGGAACACTGCATTCCGTGCAGGTTGGAGTTGGCGGGCCTACGGCGTACGTGGGACTGTTGACCGTTGTTGCGGTCGTGCAGGTGGGATCGCTGTTTTCGTCCGATGCCTGGAATAACGTGACGTTTACGGCGGGGGAGATCCGGAACCCGAAGAGGAATTTGCCGCTGAGCCTGGCGATCGGTACAGGCGTGGTTCTTCTGCTGTATGTGCTTTGCAACTTCGTCTACCTGAGCGTGCTTCCGATGGCCGGAAGCGAAGGTGCGGCGACGGTGGTGGGGCGGGGAATTCAGTTTGCTTCCGAGGATCGAGTGGCGACGGCGGTGATGTCGCAGGCGTTCGCGGGGTATGGCGCGAAGCTGATGGCGGGGGCGATCCTGGTGTCGACCTTCGGGTGCGTGAACGGGATGCTGCTGGCCGGGGCGCGGGTGTACTACGCGATGAGCCAGGATGGCTTGTTCTTCAAAGCGGTGGGCAGGCTGAGTGAGAAGTCGAAGACGCCGGTGAACTCGCTTTGGGTGCAGTGTGTGTGGACGTGCCTTCTTTGCCTGAGCGGAAGCTACGGGCAGTTGCTTGACTACGTGATCTTCGCGGTGCTGATCTTCTACGTGCTGACGATCGCAGGTTTGTTCGTGCTGCGCAGGACGCGGCCCGATGCGGTGAGGCCTTATAAGGCGATCGGGTACCCTGTGCTGCCGGCCCTGTATATCGTGATGGCTTTGTGGATCTGTGGGGTACTATTGCGGTACAAACCGCAGTACACGTGGCCGGGATTGATTCTCGTTCTGCTCGGGGTACCGGTGTATCTGCTTTGGTCGAAGGCTGAGCGGGTCGCTGTTGCCTGA
- the accB gene encoding acetyl-CoA carboxylase biotin carboxyl carrier protein, with protein MDGNNLDELRELIEFLKANEIAEFDMERADLKVRIKFAGEAPAAPAVSALDMAQLSRLMASAGAAAPVAGAAPVAAAVAPAPAVEAPAASVEEKVHEVKSPIVGTFYDSPSPGAPAFVKVGDIVEVGQVLCIVEAMKLMNEIESDVAGEVVKRIASSGQPVEYGQALFAIKAS; from the coding sequence ATGGACGGAAACAATCTGGATGAGTTGCGGGAGCTGATCGAGTTCCTGAAGGCGAATGAGATCGCCGAGTTTGATATGGAGCGGGCGGACCTGAAGGTTCGGATCAAGTTTGCGGGAGAGGCCCCTGCGGCACCCGCGGTTTCGGCTTTGGATATGGCGCAGTTGAGCCGGCTAATGGCTTCGGCAGGGGCTGCGGCTCCGGTGGCTGGTGCTGCTCCGGTTGCGGCTGCGGTTGCTCCGGCTCCAGCGGTGGAGGCTCCTGCTGCTTCGGTCGAGGAGAAGGTGCACGAGGTGAAGTCGCCGATCGTCGGGACGTTCTATGATTCGCCCTCGCCGGGTGCTCCTGCCTTTGTGAAGGTCGGGGACATCGTGGAAGTGGGGCAGGTGCTGTGCATCGTGGAAGCGATGAAGCTGATGAACGAGATTGAGTCGGATGTCGCGGGCGAAGTGGTGAAGAGGATCGCCTCGAGCGGACAGCCGGTGGAGTATGGGCAGGCTTTGTTTGCGATCAAGGCCAGCTAA
- the thiE gene encoding thiamine phosphate synthase — MTNCFGGRLYPILDVGLLASLGVRVESFAWEMREAGVGFLQYRDKVSMPESVLRNTALVRKVLGGNGCRLICNDRADLAVLAEWDGVHVGQGDLRPEDARRVVGNRRLVGVSTHTPEDVAAAELSCADYVAIGPVFSTRTKADAAPVVGLEGVRMARALTAKPLVAIGGITRENARSVIDAGADCVAVISGLLAKGESPSRVARDFLALLR, encoded by the coding sequence ATGACGAACTGCTTTGGTGGACGGCTGTACCCGATTCTCGATGTGGGTCTGCTTGCCTCTTTGGGTGTCCGGGTGGAATCGTTCGCGTGGGAGATGCGAGAAGCGGGGGTCGGCTTTCTGCAGTATCGAGATAAGGTCTCGATGCCGGAGAGTGTGCTGCGGAATACCGCGCTTGTCCGCAAGGTTCTGGGCGGGAACGGCTGCCGCTTGATCTGCAATGATCGCGCAGACTTGGCGGTGCTTGCGGAGTGGGACGGGGTGCACGTCGGGCAGGGGGATCTGCGGCCGGAGGATGCACGTCGGGTGGTGGGGAATCGCCGTCTCGTTGGTGTTTCGACGCACACTCCTGAAGACGTTGCGGCAGCGGAGCTGAGCTGCGCGGACTACGTTGCCATCGGGCCTGTGTTCTCAACGAGAACGAAGGCCGATGCTGCTCCTGTAGTCGGGCTTGAGGGTGTGCGGATGGCGCGGGCGCTGACGGCGAAGCCGCTGGTGGCCATCGGCGGCATTACGCGTGAGAACGCGCGAAGCGTCATCGATGCGGGAGCGGACTGCGTGGCAGTGATTTCTGGTCTGCTGGCGAAGGGCGAGAGCCCGTCGCGGGTGGCGAGAGACTTTCTCGCGCTTCTGCGGTAG